One Festucalex cinctus isolate MCC-2025b chromosome 3, RoL_Fcin_1.0, whole genome shotgun sequence DNA window includes the following coding sequences:
- the avpr1aa gene encoding arginine vasopressin receptor 1Aa isoform X2 yields MVSTDGNDSVLRNGSDPFARDEEVARMEILVLSVTFVVAVVGNVLPQLCWDITFRFYGPDFLCRIVKHLQVTGMFVSTYMMVMMTVDRYIAICHPLKTLQQPTRRSCVMIASTWTCSLVLSAPQVFIFSLSEIQNGTGVMDCWAHFIEPWGARAYITWITVSIFLVPVVILVVCYGFICHSIWRNIKYKKRKSAGNKDGLIGKNSVSSITTISRAKLRTVKMTFVIVLAYVVCWAPFFTVQMWSVWDEKLQFTDSENTAVTLTALLASLNSCCNPWIYMIFSGHLLQDFAHCLPCCRRMNADFRKEDSDSSLRRTTLLTKATNRSPTGSSGNCKELDHYPKSAARAE; encoded by the exons ATGGTGAGCACCGACGGCAACGACAGCGTCCTCCGGAACGGCTCGGACCCGTTCGCGCGCGACGAGGAGGTGGCCCGGATGGAGATCCTGGTGCTGAGCGTCACCTTCGTGGTGGCCGTGGTGGGCAAC GTGCTGCCCCAGCTGTGCTGGGACATCACGTTCCGCTTCTACGGGCCGGACTTCCTGTGCCGGATCGTCAAGCACCTGCAGGTGACCGGCATGTTCGTGTCCACCtacatgatggtgatgatgaccgTGGACCGCTACATCGCCATCTGCCACCCGCTCAAGACGCTGCAGCAGCCCACGCGGCGCTCGTGCGTGATGATCGCGTCGACGTGGACGTGCAGCCTGGTGCTGAGCGCGCCGCAGGTGTTCATCTTCTCCCTGAGCGAGATCCAGAACGGCACCGGCGTCATGGACTGCTGGGCGCACTTCATCGAGCCGTGGGGCGCGCGCGCCTACATCACCTGGATCACCGTCAGCATCTTCCTGGTGCCCGTGGTCATCCTGGTGGTGTGCTACGGCTTCATCTGCCACAGCATCTGGAGGAACATCAAGTACAAGAAGAGGAAGAGCGCCGGCAACAAGGACGGGCTCATCGGCAAGAATTCGGTGAGCAGCATCACCACCATCTCCAGGGCCAAGCTGAGGACCGTCAAGATGACCTTCGTCATCGTTTTAGCCTACGTCGTGTGCTGGGCGCCCTTTTTCACCGTGCAGATGTGGTCCGTGTGGGATGAAAAGCTCCAGTTCACCG ATTCTGAGAACACGGCGGTGACGCTGACGGCTCTGCTGGCCAGCCTGAACAGCTGCTGCAACCCGTGGATCTACATGATCTTCAGCGGCCACCTCCTGCAGGACTTCGCGCACTGCCTGCCCTGCTGCCGGCGAATGAACGCCGACTTCCGCAAGGAGGACTCGGACAGCAGCCTGCGCAGGACCACGCTGCTCACCAAAGCCACCAATCGGAGCCCCACCGGCAGCTCCGGCAACTGCAAGGAGCTGGACCACTACCCCAAATCGGCCGCTCGGGCCGAATGA
- the avpr1aa gene encoding arginine vasopressin receptor 1Aa isoform X1, translating into MVSTDGNDSVLRNGSDPFARDEEVARMEILVLSVTFVVAVVGNVSVLLAMHNTKRKMSRMHLFIRHLSLADLVVAFFQVLPQLCWDITFRFYGPDFLCRIVKHLQVTGMFVSTYMMVMMTVDRYIAICHPLKTLQQPTRRSCVMIASTWTCSLVLSAPQVFIFSLSEIQNGTGVMDCWAHFIEPWGARAYITWITVSIFLVPVVILVVCYGFICHSIWRNIKYKKRKSAGNKDGLIGKNSVSSITTISRAKLRTVKMTFVIVLAYVVCWAPFFTVQMWSVWDEKLQFTDSENTAVTLTALLASLNSCCNPWIYMIFSGHLLQDFAHCLPCCRRMNADFRKEDSDSSLRRTTLLTKATNRSPTGSSGNCKELDHYPKSAARAE; encoded by the exons ATGGTGAGCACCGACGGCAACGACAGCGTCCTCCGGAACGGCTCGGACCCGTTCGCGCGCGACGAGGAGGTGGCCCGGATGGAGATCCTGGTGCTGAGCGTCACCTTCGTGGTGGCCGTGGTGGGCAACGTGAGCGTCCTGCTGGCCATGCACAACACCAAGAGGAAGATGTCGCGCATGCACCTCTTCATCCGCCACCTGAGCTTGGCCGACCTGGTGGTGGCTTTCTTCCAGGTGCTGCCCCAGCTGTGCTGGGACATCACGTTCCGCTTCTACGGGCCGGACTTCCTGTGCCGGATCGTCAAGCACCTGCAGGTGACCGGCATGTTCGTGTCCACCtacatgatggtgatgatgaccgTGGACCGCTACATCGCCATCTGCCACCCGCTCAAGACGCTGCAGCAGCCCACGCGGCGCTCGTGCGTGATGATCGCGTCGACGTGGACGTGCAGCCTGGTGCTGAGCGCGCCGCAGGTGTTCATCTTCTCCCTGAGCGAGATCCAGAACGGCACCGGCGTCATGGACTGCTGGGCGCACTTCATCGAGCCGTGGGGCGCGCGCGCCTACATCACCTGGATCACCGTCAGCATCTTCCTGGTGCCCGTGGTCATCCTGGTGGTGTGCTACGGCTTCATCTGCCACAGCATCTGGAGGAACATCAAGTACAAGAAGAGGAAGAGCGCCGGCAACAAGGACGGGCTCATCGGCAAGAATTCGGTGAGCAGCATCACCACCATCTCCAGGGCCAAGCTGAGGACCGTCAAGATGACCTTCGTCATCGTTTTAGCCTACGTCGTGTGCTGGGCGCCCTTTTTCACCGTGCAGATGTGGTCCGTGTGGGATGAAAAGCTCCAGTTCACCG ATTCTGAGAACACGGCGGTGACGCTGACGGCTCTGCTGGCCAGCCTGAACAGCTGCTGCAACCCGTGGATCTACATGATCTTCAGCGGCCACCTCCTGCAGGACTTCGCGCACTGCCTGCCCTGCTGCCGGCGAATGAACGCCGACTTCCGCAAGGAGGACTCGGACAGCAGCCTGCGCAGGACCACGCTGCTCACCAAAGCCACCAATCGGAGCCCCACCGGCAGCTCCGGCAACTGCAAGGAGCTGGACCACTACCCCAAATCGGCCGCTCGGGCCGAATGA